The following are from one region of the Salvia splendens isolate huo1 chromosome 2, SspV2, whole genome shotgun sequence genome:
- the LOC121761310 gene encoding ethylene-responsive transcription factor ERN1-like yields MAGFNTTQTPKAQATKPAPARRFVGVRQRPSGRWVAEIKDSSQRVRLWLGTYDTPEEAARALRGENARTNFAPTCPTPISINGTDQSNGLSFSSLKAKLSKNLQSILARNTDNKSSSSSKSRVSDHFTFASIFHHHQYSHVDIKKIEKAVQQSVIVPSVCHDAPPSQLNSDEIMSGGGEGSRSKRFKVSSSVLVPSTFTESPAPNEWW; encoded by the coding sequence atggcTGGATTCAACACAACACAAACCCCCAAAGCTCAGGCCACAAAGCCAGCACCGGCGCGGAGATTCGTGGGCGTAAGGCAGCGGCCGTCAGGGAGATGGGTGGCCGAGATCAAGGACTCGTCCCAGCGAGTCCGCCTCTGGCTCGGCACCTACGACACCCCTGAGGAGGCCGCACGCGCCCTCCGCGGGGAGAATGCCCGCACCAACTTCGCCCCAACGTGCCCCACGCCCATCTCCATAAACGGAACAGATCAATCCAACGGCCTCAGCTTCTCCTCATTAAAGGCGAAGCTGAGCAAGAATCTCCAAAGCATATTGGCCCGAAACACAGACAACAAATCCTCCTCATCATCAAAGAGCAGAGTGAGCGACCACTTCACCTTTGCCAGCATCTTCCATCACCACCAATACAGCCACGTCGACATCAAGAAGATCGAGAAGGCCGTGCAGCAGAGCGTCATCGTGCCAAGTGTCTGCCACGATGCGCCCCCTTCCCAGCTCAACTCGGATGAAATCATGAGTGGCGGCGGAGAAGGTTCTAGAAGCAAAAGATTCAAGGTTTCGTCGTCTGTTTTAGTGCCGTCAACGTTTACGGAATCTCCGGCGCCCAATGAATGGTGGTGA
- the LOC121759847 gene encoding serine/arginine-rich splicing factor RS41-like isoform X2 produces MAPVFCGNLDFDARQSDVERLFRKYGRVDRVDMKSGFAFIYMEDERDAGDAIRKLDRIEFGKKRRQLRVEWTKQERGGRNPDSSRKSSANAKPSKTLFVINFDPVNTRTRDLERHFEHYGKISNVRIRRNFAFVQFELQEDATRALESAKMSKFMDRVISVEYATRDDDDKRNVSSPDRRGRDRSPPNGRSYGRGGRSPSPYHRERGSPDYGHGAAPNSRSDRRSSPDYGRAISPVNDRYKSRSPRARERSPVSERSPVPERSPVRGRSDSS; encoded by the exons ATGGCGCCTGTATTTTGTGGGAATTTGGACTTTGATGCTCGTCAATCTGATGTCGAACGCCTCTTCAGAAAATATGGGAGGGTCGACAGAGTGGATATGAAATCAG GCTTTGCTTTCATCTATATGGAAGATGAGCGTGATGCAGGGGATGCAATAAGGAAACTCGACAGAATTGAGTTTGGCAAAAAAAGACGCCAACTACGTGTTGAGTGGACCAAG CAAGAACGTGGTGGCAGAAATCCTGACAGCTCAAGGAAATCTTCAGCCAATGCGAAGCCTTCGAAAACCTTATTTGTTATTAACTTTGACCCTGTCAATACAAGGACCAGGGATCTTGAAAGGCATTTTGAACACTATGGGAAGATATCAAATGTCAGAATCAGAAGAAATTTTGCATTTGTGCAATTTGAGTTGCAAGAAGATGCTACCCGAGCACTGGAAAGCGCTAAGATGAG CAAGTTCATGGACCGGGTTATTTCTGTGGAGTATGCAACACGGGATGATGATGacaaaagaaatgtctctagcCCTGATAGAAGGGGTCGGGACAGGTCTCCACCCAATGGAAGAAGCTATGGTCGTGGTGGACGCTCCCCAAGTCCATACCATAGGGAAAGAGGTAGCCCTGATTACGGGCATGGCGCTGCACCTAATTCTCGATCCGATCGAAGAAGCAGCCCTGACTATGGCAGAGCCATAAGCCCTGTCAATGATAGATATAAAAG CCGCTCGCCTCGTGCTCGTGAAAGATCTCCTGTTAGTGAAAGATCTCCCGTTCCTGAAAGATCTCCTGTTCGTGGAAGATCCGACTCTTCTTGA
- the LOC121759847 gene encoding serine/arginine-rich splicing factor RS41-like isoform X1: MLIYVICQKKKHHVFSVAEPPCSKVSLPQDSLDIPQSSSMDGSLRLFSGLCPRYMFLFVRKRTNMICHGPTILHFPPLPFAFLMTLPSLQFPTSFNINSMLIPDAVAGFAFIYMEDERDAGDAIRKLDRIEFGKKRRQLRVEWTKQERGGRNPDSSRKSSANAKPSKTLFVINFDPVNTRTRDLERHFEHYGKISNVRIRRNFAFVQFELQEDATRALESAKMSKFMDRVISVEYATRDDDDKRNVSSPDRRGRDRSPPNGRSYGRGGRSPSPYHRERGSPDYGHGAAPNSRSDRRSSPDYGRAISPVNDRYKSRSPRARERSPVSERSPVPERSPVRGRSDSS; the protein is encoded by the exons ATGCTTATATATGTTATTTGCCAGAAGAAGAAACATCACGTTTTTTCTGTAGCGGAACCTCCATGCTCAAAAGTTTCTTTGCCGCAGGATTCCTTGGATATTCCACAATCTTCCTCGATGGATGGTTCTCTGCGTTTATTTTCTGGCTTGTGTCCAAGATACATGTTCTTGTTTGTTCGAAAAAGAACCAATATGATCTGCCATGGTCCCACCATCCTACACTTCCCACCATTGCCTTTTGCATTCCTCATGACTTTGCCATCTCTTCAATTTCCGACATCTTTCAACATAAATAGCATGCTCATTCCGGATGCAGTGGCAG GCTTTGCTTTCATCTATATGGAAGATGAGCGTGATGCAGGGGATGCAATAAGGAAACTCGACAGAATTGAGTTTGGCAAAAAAAGACGCCAACTACGTGTTGAGTGGACCAAG CAAGAACGTGGTGGCAGAAATCCTGACAGCTCAAGGAAATCTTCAGCCAATGCGAAGCCTTCGAAAACCTTATTTGTTATTAACTTTGACCCTGTCAATACAAGGACCAGGGATCTTGAAAGGCATTTTGAACACTATGGGAAGATATCAAATGTCAGAATCAGAAGAAATTTTGCATTTGTGCAATTTGAGTTGCAAGAAGATGCTACCCGAGCACTGGAAAGCGCTAAGATGAG CAAGTTCATGGACCGGGTTATTTCTGTGGAGTATGCAACACGGGATGATGATGacaaaagaaatgtctctagcCCTGATAGAAGGGGTCGGGACAGGTCTCCACCCAATGGAAGAAGCTATGGTCGTGGTGGACGCTCCCCAAGTCCATACCATAGGGAAAGAGGTAGCCCTGATTACGGGCATGGCGCTGCACCTAATTCTCGATCCGATCGAAGAAGCAGCCCTGACTATGGCAGAGCCATAAGCCCTGTCAATGATAGATATAAAAG CCGCTCGCCTCGTGCTCGTGAAAGATCTCCTGTTAGTGAAAGATCTCCCGTTCCTGAAAGATCTCCTGTTCGTGGAAGATCCGACTCTTCTTGA